In Drosophila santomea strain STO CAGO 1482 chromosome 3L, Prin_Dsan_1.1, whole genome shotgun sequence, a single window of DNA contains:
- the LOC120448593 gene encoding GATOR complex protein Iml1 isoform X11 — MKLYKLNTHTRGCNKSYDADLVMNLKDHPNANVGDVVEIYAPDEENGTHLLLQITEFNGSCGRDVISIESGIAIAFKMRSYSNVVMRIVNPADVALDSIEITFKDQYMGRSEMWRLKTYLTDTCVYVNKKIDYNDMQIRCQVYEMWSQGERVASGVITEDTKIVFRSSTSMVYLFLQMSSEMWDFDIHGDLYFEKAVNGFLTELFQKWRKLSCNHEVTIVLFSRTFYAAKSLDEFPEHMRDCLQQDYKGRFYEDFYRVAIQNERCDDWCTVLGQLRKLFTSYQATVLRYHERENMEIPPATNSSATQGNFLEVLNISLNTFEKHYLDRTFDRTGQLSVVITPGVGVFSVDRELTNITKQRIIDNGVGSDLVCVGEQPLHAVPLLKFHNKDTTLTSADDYSLPHWINLSFYSTNKKIAYSSFIPRIKLPLFGSQLTLHDGVGEGEGEENERHFLSCNQSEYKHNSLFDYDAYDEQIFQPLPAQSTCSLQRVVRAKKTSVPSLETYAYRNNDWENLTPTQIPAMRRKMSDPDIHHGTSAMLAALQPDTTNLSESLASEKNSRRAIVSIAPIVRPGRALINPFDPSQVTIKLTSNRRRWTHIFPKGPTGVLIQQHHYQAVPAKPNQPGQQRPLQQIQSICQSGSNNNNDQEDYGCDSGEQYDRVSSHTLISKSASSQSFVMGDEKIDFFKRRQNSLMNPLPANVPNLTATQAKSYLWGATGEQEWTPAITTVKHLRPIVEGEHHHLGGLEALRAVDSPPDAEAGSGRGKIIIGVDWKSLTIPACLPITTDYFPDKRSLNNDYVISDYTLLPDDVNHDYAQSRAVYRKPLSTEEVCKEIVSQRLAQGFQLIVVDEKPPTAGGCSSASAVLPVKPPCETNKEYLLSIGRIFHKISLSGSVITVTGYRPRHPYPPINVDYRYRFHAPQHETYEISGVNFTTEKLENFNWNHMDLYICTRGDVDYPLMESLKYWRYRMYLLPRENIVSKIASCQRCDIFPDVTADNTREQVEDFVRLIEAVSKLKRQYARKARHQCAPQTGERSDSTDLSRHRCCGSPRNRRQR, encoded by the exons ATGAAGCTGTACAAGCTGAACACGCACACGCGTGGCTGCAACAAATCCTACG ATGCGGACTTGGTGATGAATCTGAAGGATCATCCCAACGCCAATGTGGGCGATGTTGTCGAAATCTATGCCCCAGACGAGGAGAACGGCACCCACCTGCTGCTCCAAATCACCGAGTTCAATGGGAGCTGTGGCCGGGATGTGATCAGCATTGAATCGGGAATCGCCATTGCCTTCAAGATGCGTTCGTACTCCAATGTGGTGATGCGCATTGTAAACCCGGCGGATGTGGCCCTGGACTCGATAGAGATTACCTTCAAAGACCAGTACATGGGTCGCTCGGAAATGTGGCGCCTGAAAACCTACCTG ACGGACACCTGTGTGTATGTGAACAAGAAGATTGACTACAACGACATGCAGATTCGGTGCCAGGTGTACGAGATGTGGTCGCAGGGCGAGCGTGTGGCCAGCGGTGTCATCACAGAGGACACCAAGATTGTCTTCCGCAGCAGCACTTCGATGGTGTACCTCTTCCTGCAGATGTCCTCCGAGATGTGGGACTTTGACATCCACGGTGACCTGTACTTTGAAAAGGCAGTCAATGGGTTTCTGACTGAGCTGTTTCAAAAGTGGCGGAAATTGAGCTGTAACCACGAGGTGACCATCGTGCTCTTCTCCCGCACCTTCTACGCGGCCAAGAGCCTGGACGAGTTTCCCGAGCACATGCGCGACTGCCTGCAGCAGGACTACAAGGGTCGCTTCTACGAGGACTTCTACCGCGTGGCCATCCAGAACGAGCGATGCGATGATTGGTGTACTGTGCTAGGCCAGCTCCGAAAGCTATTCACCTCCTACCAG GCCACAGTACTGCGGTATCACGAACGGGAGAACATGGAGATTCCCCCGGCCACCAATTCTTCAGCCACTCAGGGTAACTTCTTGGAGGTTCTGAACATTTCGCTGAACACTTTCGAAAAGCATTATCTGGACAGAACGTTCGACCGCACCGGACAGCTCTCCGTGGTGATAACCCCAGGAGTGGGTGTCTTTTCCGTGGATCGCGAGCTAACCAATATCACTAAGCAACGCATTATTGACAATGGAGTGGGTAGTGATCTGGTCTGTGTGGGAGAGCAGCCACTGCATGCGGTTCCACTACTTAAATTCCACAACAAAGACACCACGTTGACCTCTGCCGATGACTACTCGCTGCCCCACTGGATAAACTTGAGCTTCTACTCCACAAACAAGAAGATTGCGTACTCCAGCTTTATACCACGGATCAAGCTGCCTCTGTTTGGATCCCAGTTGACACTCCACGATGGCGTAGGCGAAGGGGAAGGCGAGGAGAACGAGCGACACTTTCTGAGCTGCAATCAGTCAGAGTATAAGCACAACTCCCTCTTCGATTACGATGCGTATGATGAACAGATTTTCCAGCCGCTTCCCGCGCAGAGTACTTG CTCTCTGCAGCGTGTAGTACGGGCTAAGAAGACTTCGGTGCCCAGTTTAGAGACCTATGCTTATAGGAACAACGACTGGGAGAACCTCACGCCAACTCAAATCCCAGCTATGCGACGCAAGATGTCTGATCCCGACATTCACCACGGCACCTCTGCCATGCTTGCTGCCTTG CAACCGGATACAACCAACCTCTCAGAGTCGCTGGCCTCAGAGAAGAACTCACGCAGGGCGATCGTGAGCATTGCCCCCATAGTGCGTCCGGGTCGCGCCCTGATCAACCCCTTTGATCCCTCGCAAGTGACCATAAAGCTGACCTCCAATCGCCGCCGCTGGACGCACATCTTCCCGAAAGGCCCAACAGGTGTGCTCATACAGCAGCATCATTATCAAGCGGTTCCCGCAAAACCCAATCAGCCGGGTCAGCAGAGACCATTGCAGCAGATCCAGAGCATCTGCCAATCCggtagcaacaacaacaatgaccAGGAGGATTACGGCTGTGACAGTGGAGAGCAGTACGACCGAGTGTCCAGCCATACGCTGATCAGCAAGTCAGCCTCCTCGCAGAGCTTTGTGATGGGTGATGAGAAGATTGATT TCTTCAAGCGGCGTCAGAACTCGCTGATGAACCCCCTGCCCGCCAATGTGCCCAACCTGACGGCCACCCAGGCGAAGTCCTACCTCTGGGGAGCCACCGGGGAGCAAGAATGGACACCAGCAATTACAACGG TCAAGCATCTGAGGCCGATCGTCGAGGGCGAGCATCATCATCTGGGCGGCCTGGAGGCACTAAGGGCAGTAGACTCGCCCCCCGATGCGGAGGCGGGCAGCGGAAGAGGAAAGATCATCATAG GCGTCGATTGGAAGTCGCTTACGATACCCGCCTGTCTGCCCATCACCACGGACTACTTCCCGGACAAGCGTTCACTGAACAACGACTATGTGATATCGGATTACACTCTGCTGCCCGATGATGTCAATCACGATTATGCCCAGAGTAGAGCCGTTTACCGCAAGCCCCTGTCCACGGAGGAGGTGTGCAAGGAGATCGTGTCGCAGCGCTTGGCTCAGGGCTTCCAGCTAATCGTGGTCGACGAGAAGCCTCCGACTGCGGGCGGTTGCTCCTCGGCATCTGCAGTGCTGCCGGTGAAGCCGCCGTGCGAGACCAACAAGGAGTACCTCCTCTCCATTGGCCGCATCTTTCACAAGATCTCGTTGAGCGGCTCGGTGATCACGGTCACAGGTTACAGACCCAG ACACCCGTATCCGCCGATAAACGTGGACTACCGATACCGTTTCCATGCGCCACAGCACGAGACCTACGAAATCTCCGGCGTGAACTTCACCACCGAGAAGCTGGAGAACTTCAACTGGAACCACATGGACCTGTACATCTGCACGCGCGGTGATGTGGATTACCCACTCATGGAG AGCCTCAAGTACTGGCGCTATCGCATGTACCTGCTGCCCAGGGAGAACATTGTGAGCAAGATAGCCAGTTGTCAGCGATGCGACATATTCCCCGATGTGACTGCGGATAACACCCGGGAGCAGGTCGAGGACTTTGTCCGACTGATCGAGGCGGTCAGCAAGCTAAAGCGGCAGTATGCGCGCAAGGCGAGA CATCAATGTGCGCCCCAAACTGGAGAACGGTCGGATTCCACGGATCTTTCCCGCCACCGATGCTGCGGCAGCCCCAGGAATCGCCGCCAGAGATGA
- the LOC120448593 gene encoding GATOR complex protein Iml1 isoform X10: protein MKLYKLNTHTRGCNKSYDADLVMNLKDHPNANVGDVVEIYAPDEENGTHLLLQITEFNGSCGRDVISIESGIAIAFKMRSYSNVVMRIVNPADVALDSIEITFKDQYMGRSEMWRLKTYLTDTCVYVNKKIDYNDMQIRCQVYEMWSQGERVASGVITEDTKIVFRSSTSMVYLFLQMSSEMWDFDIHGDLYFEKAVNGFLTELFQKWRKLSCNHEVTIVLFSRTFYAAKSLDEFPEHMRDCLQQDYKGRFYEDFYRVAIQNERCDDWCTVLGQLRKLFTSYQATVLRYHERENMEIPPATNSSATQGNFLEVLNISLNTFEKHYLDRTFDRTGQLSVVITPGVGVFSVDRELTNITKQRIIDNGVGSDLVCVGEQPLHAVPLLKFHNKDTTLTSADDYSLPHWINLSFYSTNKKIAYSSFIPRIKLPLFGSQLTLHDGVGEGEGEENERHFLSCNQSEYKHNSLFDYDAYDEQIFQPLPAQSTCSLQRVVRAKKTSVPSLETYAYRNNDWENLTPTQIPAMRRKMSDPDIHHGTSAMLAALQPDTTNLSESLASEKNSRRAIVSIAPIVRPGRALINPFDPSQVTIKLTSNRRRWTHIFPKGPTGVLIQQHHYQAVPAKPNQPGQQRPLQQIQSICQSGSNNNNDQEDYGCDSGEQYDRVSSHTLISKSASSQSFVMGDEKIDFFKRRQNSLMNPLPANVPNLTATQAKSYLWGATGEQEWTPAITTGVDWKSLTIPACLPITTDYFPDKRSLNNDYVISDYTLLPDDVNHDYAQSRAVYRKPLSTEEVCKEIVSQRLAQGFQLIVVDEKPPTAGGCSSASAVLPVKPPCETNKEYLLSIGRIFHKISLSGSVITVTGYRPRHPYPPINVDYRYRFHAPQHETYEISGVNFTTEKLENFNWNHMDLYICTRGDVDYPLMESLKYWRYRMYLLPRENIVSKIASCQRCDIFPDVTADNTREQVEDFVRLIEAVSKLKRQYARKARQHDTPRITEKHHNQLNSPQQSINVRPKLENGRIPRIFPATDAAAAPGIAARDDQDDGFPVDIKFSPNATLPEIFEAMKHPVNGVGFFSQTQSLPSCTFVSYDALMWLKTRLNNGRHPLDLLEAMRKERMICHASGDWKKPVVPGFVFYYVVQQDKNAKDYAPPLDDYSAFVNEWLEIEFQGCSFLWHDEPVTTPVPNFLRDSPAPQSWTETSSNKRVYRQSHLEIDVNQKSDRMEWGHVKHHTVLQPRFAFEIVVEWVTSSGPIVADLIGGWMRKANQFNFLVSVPADPMAEPFTKKSDPLRGPIFIPLCTTFLPNGATLFDEFPEESRADRMLFLQEAILGKFGFLPCVLEKKYSVGKDLPKEYQYVHCTGNMFALIRCATNNYQVESPILKEANVTRCVYGHTNNTNVPKKVGFLWAWNHMIPNKKWKAQTINNSADGELFQLKMLKDFREFCSNSDQRLSTFWTQSQELKRRAQKFENNNNNTEEVKLK from the exons ATGAAGCTGTACAAGCTGAACACGCACACGCGTGGCTGCAACAAATCCTACG ATGCGGACTTGGTGATGAATCTGAAGGATCATCCCAACGCCAATGTGGGCGATGTTGTCGAAATCTATGCCCCAGACGAGGAGAACGGCACCCACCTGCTGCTCCAAATCACCGAGTTCAATGGGAGCTGTGGCCGGGATGTGATCAGCATTGAATCGGGAATCGCCATTGCCTTCAAGATGCGTTCGTACTCCAATGTGGTGATGCGCATTGTAAACCCGGCGGATGTGGCCCTGGACTCGATAGAGATTACCTTCAAAGACCAGTACATGGGTCGCTCGGAAATGTGGCGCCTGAAAACCTACCTG ACGGACACCTGTGTGTATGTGAACAAGAAGATTGACTACAACGACATGCAGATTCGGTGCCAGGTGTACGAGATGTGGTCGCAGGGCGAGCGTGTGGCCAGCGGTGTCATCACAGAGGACACCAAGATTGTCTTCCGCAGCAGCACTTCGATGGTGTACCTCTTCCTGCAGATGTCCTCCGAGATGTGGGACTTTGACATCCACGGTGACCTGTACTTTGAAAAGGCAGTCAATGGGTTTCTGACTGAGCTGTTTCAAAAGTGGCGGAAATTGAGCTGTAACCACGAGGTGACCATCGTGCTCTTCTCCCGCACCTTCTACGCGGCCAAGAGCCTGGACGAGTTTCCCGAGCACATGCGCGACTGCCTGCAGCAGGACTACAAGGGTCGCTTCTACGAGGACTTCTACCGCGTGGCCATCCAGAACGAGCGATGCGATGATTGGTGTACTGTGCTAGGCCAGCTCCGAAAGCTATTCACCTCCTACCAG GCCACAGTACTGCGGTATCACGAACGGGAGAACATGGAGATTCCCCCGGCCACCAATTCTTCAGCCACTCAGGGTAACTTCTTGGAGGTTCTGAACATTTCGCTGAACACTTTCGAAAAGCATTATCTGGACAGAACGTTCGACCGCACCGGACAGCTCTCCGTGGTGATAACCCCAGGAGTGGGTGTCTTTTCCGTGGATCGCGAGCTAACCAATATCACTAAGCAACGCATTATTGACAATGGAGTGGGTAGTGATCTGGTCTGTGTGGGAGAGCAGCCACTGCATGCGGTTCCACTACTTAAATTCCACAACAAAGACACCACGTTGACCTCTGCCGATGACTACTCGCTGCCCCACTGGATAAACTTGAGCTTCTACTCCACAAACAAGAAGATTGCGTACTCCAGCTTTATACCACGGATCAAGCTGCCTCTGTTTGGATCCCAGTTGACACTCCACGATGGCGTAGGCGAAGGGGAAGGCGAGGAGAACGAGCGACACTTTCTGAGCTGCAATCAGTCAGAGTATAAGCACAACTCCCTCTTCGATTACGATGCGTATGATGAACAGATTTTCCAGCCGCTTCCCGCGCAGAGTACTTG CTCTCTGCAGCGTGTAGTACGGGCTAAGAAGACTTCGGTGCCCAGTTTAGAGACCTATGCTTATAGGAACAACGACTGGGAGAACCTCACGCCAACTCAAATCCCAGCTATGCGACGCAAGATGTCTGATCCCGACATTCACCACGGCACCTCTGCCATGCTTGCTGCCTTG CAACCGGATACAACCAACCTCTCAGAGTCGCTGGCCTCAGAGAAGAACTCACGCAGGGCGATCGTGAGCATTGCCCCCATAGTGCGTCCGGGTCGCGCCCTGATCAACCCCTTTGATCCCTCGCAAGTGACCATAAAGCTGACCTCCAATCGCCGCCGCTGGACGCACATCTTCCCGAAAGGCCCAACAGGTGTGCTCATACAGCAGCATCATTATCAAGCGGTTCCCGCAAAACCCAATCAGCCGGGTCAGCAGAGACCATTGCAGCAGATCCAGAGCATCTGCCAATCCggtagcaacaacaacaatgaccAGGAGGATTACGGCTGTGACAGTGGAGAGCAGTACGACCGAGTGTCCAGCCATACGCTGATCAGCAAGTCAGCCTCCTCGCAGAGCTTTGTGATGGGTGATGAGAAGATTGATT TCTTCAAGCGGCGTCAGAACTCGCTGATGAACCCCCTGCCCGCCAATGTGCCCAACCTGACGGCCACCCAGGCGAAGTCCTACCTCTGGGGAGCCACCGGGGAGCAAGAATGGACACCAGCAATTACAACGG GCGTCGATTGGAAGTCGCTTACGATACCCGCCTGTCTGCCCATCACCACGGACTACTTCCCGGACAAGCGTTCACTGAACAACGACTATGTGATATCGGATTACACTCTGCTGCCCGATGATGTCAATCACGATTATGCCCAGAGTAGAGCCGTTTACCGCAAGCCCCTGTCCACGGAGGAGGTGTGCAAGGAGATCGTGTCGCAGCGCTTGGCTCAGGGCTTCCAGCTAATCGTGGTCGACGAGAAGCCTCCGACTGCGGGCGGTTGCTCCTCGGCATCTGCAGTGCTGCCGGTGAAGCCGCCGTGCGAGACCAACAAGGAGTACCTCCTCTCCATTGGCCGCATCTTTCACAAGATCTCGTTGAGCGGCTCGGTGATCACGGTCACAGGTTACAGACCCAG ACACCCGTATCCGCCGATAAACGTGGACTACCGATACCGTTTCCATGCGCCACAGCACGAGACCTACGAAATCTCCGGCGTGAACTTCACCACCGAGAAGCTGGAGAACTTCAACTGGAACCACATGGACCTGTACATCTGCACGCGCGGTGATGTGGATTACCCACTCATGGAG AGCCTCAAGTACTGGCGCTATCGCATGTACCTGCTGCCCAGGGAGAACATTGTGAGCAAGATAGCCAGTTGTCAGCGATGCGACATATTCCCCGATGTGACTGCGGATAACACCCGGGAGCAGGTCGAGGACTTTGTCCGACTGATCGAGGCGGTCAGCAAGCTAAAGCGGCAGTATGCGCGCAAGGCGAGA CAGCATGACACACCTAGAATCACTGAAAAGCATCATAACCAATTAAACTCACCGCAGCAAAG CATCAATGTGCGCCCCAAACTGGAGAACGGTCGGATTCCACGGATCTTTCCCGCCACCGATGCTGCGGCAGCCCCAGGAATCGCCGCCAGAGATGATCAGGACGATGG TTTTCCGGTTGACATTAAGTTCAGCCCGAATGCCACGCTGCCCGAAATCTTTGAGGCCATGAAGCACCCAGTGAACGGAGTGGGCTTCTTCTCGCAGACGCAGTCGCTCCCCTCCTGCACCTTTGTGTCCTACGACGCGCTAATGTGGCTGAAAACCCGCCTGAACAACGGACGACATCCTCTGGATCTCCTGGAGGCCATGCGCAA AGAGCGGATGATCTGTCATGCCTCGGGGGATTGGAAGAAGCCTGTGGTGCCTGGCTTTGTCTTCTACTATGTGGTGCAGCAGGACAAAAACGCCAAAG ATTATGCCCCGCCTTTGGATGATTACAGCGCTTTTGTAAACGAGTGGCTGGAGATCGAGTTTCAGGGTTGTAGTTTTCTCTGGCACGATGAGCCCGTGACCACTCCGGTGCCCAATTTCCTGAGGGACTCGCCTGCTCCCCAATCCTGGACAGaaaccagcagcaaca AGCGGGTGTATCGACAGTCGCATTTGGAGATCGATGTGAACCAGAAGAGCGATCGAATGGAGTGGGGTCATGTGAAGCATCACACAGTGCTGCAGCCAAGATTCGCCTTTGAGATAGTGGTAGAGTGGGTCACTTCATCGGGTCCTATTGTGGCTGACTTG ATTGGCGGCTGGATGCGCAAGGCGAATCAGTTCAATTTCCTGGTATCAGTGCCAGCTGATCCCATGGCAGAGCCTTTCACCAAGAAGTCAGATCCTCTAAGAGGACCCATTTTCATTCCGCTTTGCACTACATTCCTGCCCAATGGAGCTACTCTTTTCGATG AATTCCCCGAGGAAAGCAGAGCAGACAGAATGCTGTTCCTCCAGGAAGCCATTTTGGGCAAGTTTGGATTCCTGCCCTGCGTTTTGGAGAAGAAGTACAGCGTCGGCAAAGAT CTGCCCAAGGAGTACCAGTACGTGCACTGCACGGGCAACATGTTTGCCTTGATCCG CTGCGCTACGAACAATTACCAGGTGGAATCGCCCATCCTAAAGGAGGCAAATGTCACGCGCTGCGTCTATGGACACACTAACAACACGAACGTGCCCAAGAAAGTGGGTTTCTTGTGGGCGTGGAACCACATGATTCCGAACAAAAAGTGGAAGGCGCAGACCATAAACAACTCCGCGGACGGGGAGCTCTTTCAGCTGAAGATGCTAAAGGACTTCCGCGAGTTCTGCTCGAACAGCGATCAGCGGCTGTCCACTTTCTGGACCCAATCCCAGGAATTGAAGCGCAGGGCTCAGAAATTCGagaataacaataacaacaccGAGGAGGTGAAGCTGAAGTAA